GGCGACTGTGCAACTGCCCCAAGGCGATCACGGAACAATCAAGCAAGATGGTGCTCTTATAAGCAGTAAGAAGATTGAAATTGGATCTGGCGAAGCGATCTTTACTGTCCAGTAGATAAGATCCTTTCGAGATAGGCTTCATTATCGGAAATGAGGGTGGATGAAAACTAGGCTATCCTCGCATTTCTTTAGCCTCTAGTGGAGTGTCCGGCTTGAAATGTGCCAGTGGATAAGAGAGACACTGGACAAAGAGAGGGCATATGGGACGAGGGAAGAAGTACCAGCCTGAGCAGGTGGTAAATCTGTTGCGACAGATCGAAGTAGCCGTAGCGAACGGGAAGACGACGGCTCTGGCGTGTAAGGAAGCCGGGATCGTGGAGCAGACCTACTTCCGCTGGCGCAAGGAGTACGGCGGGTTGCAGGTGGACCAGGCGAAGCGACTGAAGGGGTTGGAGCAGGAGAACTCCAAGCTGAAGCGTTTGGTAGCGAACCTGAGCCTGGATAATCTTGCGTTGAAGAACTTCGCCTCGGGAAACTTCTAAGCCCTGAGCGACGACGGATCGCAGCAGACCATGCACAGCAGCAGCATGGGATGACAGAGCGCAGGGCATGCCGGCTGGCCTCCCAGCCGCGCGGCACGCAGCGCTACCGTGCGATCCGGCGGGAAGACGAAGATGCGCTCACGCAGGCGATCGTTCGGCTTGCCAGCCAGTACGGTCGTTATGGCTATCGCCGGATCACGGCGCTGCTGAAGCGAGCAGGCTGGCGGGTGGGCAAGGATCGCGTGGAGCGTATCTGGCGTCGCGAGGGGCTGAAGGTCCCGCAGAAGCAGAAGCCACGAGGACGCCTGTGGCTCAACGATGGCTCGTGCGTGCGGCTCAGGCCGGAGCGGCGGAACCATGTATGGAGCTACGACTTCGTCAGTGCTCGGACGCATGATGGCCGCAGCGTACGGCTTCTCAACCTGATCGACGAACACACCAGAGAAAGCCTGCTGGTGCGTGCGGAACGCCGCTGGTCAAGCTCCAGGGTCATCTCTGCGCTGGCCGATGTGATGGTGATGAAGGGAGTGCCGGAACACCTTCGTTCGGACAATGGGCCGGAAGTCGTCGCGAAGGACCTACGAAGATGGCTGGCAAAGACAGGGGCAAAAACACTGTACATCGCGCCCGGTTCACCGTGGGAGAACGGCTACTGCGAAAGCTCTAACTCGAAACTCAGAGATGAGTTCCTCAACGGTGAGATCTTCTACTCGATGAAAGAACTGCGCGTGCTGGCCGAACGCTGGCGCGTCCACTCCAACACCGTCAGACCACACTCCTCGCTCAGCTACAGACCACCAGCACCGGAGGCATGGTTCACCCCCGACGGCGGCTACTTGAACTCAGAAGAAGCTGCGCTAAACTCATCCAACGGCACAAACGATCGGGCACTCCAGGGATAACTTCCCACGGCAGATCGCCAAGCCTGCGTACATGCCGGCTGTGAACCCGCCGCGAAGCCGTACGGCAGACCGGGCAGCATGAGAAAGGGAGAGAGTTCGAAGCTCAACCTCAATCAACCCGCTCCTGGGCCGCAAACAGACCAATTCAACTTCAGAAGTACTCGGTAGCAGCGTCCCTCAAACCATCTGGAACCTCCAGCGTGCTACCTCCTTGCTACGCCTGAAAGGAACCGCTGGAAAGAATCACCAAATGTACGGAATAGCCTTAGAAATGGTTCTGGCGCACATTTGGTGATTCTTTCCAGACTGTCTTCTGAGGCGTAAGACAGAAGCAGCTCTGGTGATCTCCGTTCCCACGCTTATGCTCTCAGGAACGCTGGTTCCC
This region of Granulicella tundricola MP5ACTX9 genomic DNA includes:
- a CDS encoding IS3 family transposase (programmed frameshift); the protein is MGRGKKYQPEQVVNLLRQIEVAVANGKTTALACKEAGIVEQTYFRWRKEYGGLQVDQAKRLKGLEQENSKLKRLVANLSLDNLALKNFAFGKLLSPERRRIAADHAQQQHGMTERRACRLASQPRGTQRYRAIRREDEDALTQAIVRLASQYGRYGYRRITALLKRAGWRVGKDRVERIWRREGLKVPQKQKPRGRLWLNDGSCVRLRPERRNHVWSYDFVSARTHDGRSVRLLNLIDEHTRESLLVRAERRWSSSRVISALADVMVMKGVPEHLRSDNGPEVVAKDLRRWLAKTGAKTLYIAPGSPWENGYCESSNSKLRDEFLNGEIFYSMKELRVLAERWRVHSNTVRPHSSLSYRPPAPEAWFTPDGGYLNSEEAALNSSNGTNDRALQG